One part of the Vicia villosa cultivar HV-30 ecotype Madison, WI linkage group LG6, Vvil1.0, whole genome shotgun sequence genome encodes these proteins:
- the LOC131613597 gene encoding uncharacterized protein LOC131613597, with amino-acid sequence MPFTKYEQEGVHTLLQFYNPSLRCFTFTDYLLVPTLEEYSLFLGVPIKKEVPYYGTMKAPDSIEIAKALYLSKSVVEANLTKKGGGLGFRMEFLVKRGCDAAEAKEWDTSRAILALSIYRIMMFSNVPNFVDMNAIHIFILQNPVPTLLGDIYHSIHHKSGQKGGLIRCCAPLLYRWFRSHLPERGAFVDNRHTSKWAERIMGLRAKDIVWHNRSLDDMEVIMSCGKFKNVPLMGLRGGINYNPVLARRTFRYAFISPPEQTEIAENIFYHSATDSGQMAEVVQAWKSICWRDKKHFGQRVCATYEDYTKWVESVVDAQGMPFPPKDPLYSSAGEQPNIVSMPRYNQTDADGVKAYLESLELQGEEYAPRATLLGDGDDTVRL; translated from the exons atgccgttcaccaaGTACGAGCAAGAGGGAGTTCATACTTTGCTTCAGTTTTATAATCCTTCCCTTCGCTGCTTCACGTTCACCGACTACCTTTTGGTTCCAACATTAGAAGAGTATTCCCTATTTCTTGGCGTTCCTATAAAGAAGGAAGTACCATACTATGGCACCATGAAGGCCCCTGATTCCATTGAAattgctaaggctctttatttgagcaagtcggtCGTGGAAGCAAATCTCACCAAGAAGGGAGGAGGTCTTGGTTTTCGCATGGAGTTTCTGGTCAAAAGGGGTTGTGATGCTGCTGAAGCGAAAGAATGGGACACGTCTAGGGCTATCCTGGCTCTAAGTATCTATCGTATCATGATGTTCTCAAACGTTCCTAACTttgttgacatgaatgcaattcatatattcattctGCAGAATCCGGTTCCTACACTTTTGGGGGATATTTATCACTCCATTCATCACAAGAGTGGTCAGAAGGGAGGTTTGATTAGATGCTGTGCTCCGTTGTTATATCGTTGGTTTAGGTCACATTTGCCTGAGCGTGGTGCTTTCGTTGATAATAGGCACACATCTAAGTGGGCTGAGAGGATTATGGGGCTTAGGGCCAAAGATATTGTCTGGCACAACAGATCTTTAGATGACATGGAAGTTATTATGAGTTGCGGAAAGTTCAAAAATGTACCTCTCATGGGTCTTAGAGGTGGAATCAACTATAATCCCGTCCTGGCTAGGAGAACATTTAGATATGCTTTTATCAGCCCCCCTGAGCAGACAGAAATTGCTGAGAATATTTTCTATCATTCAGCCACCGACAGTGGGCAGATGGCAGAAGTCGTACAAGCTTGgaagagtatttgttggagagataAGAAACATTTTGGTCAGCGAGTTTGTGCTACTTACGAGGATTATACTAAGTGGGTCGAATCTGTGGTTGATGCTCAAGGGATGCCTTTCCCTCCTAAGGATCCTTTGTACTCCTCTGCTGGTGAACAACCCAACATTGTTTCCATGCCTCGTTATAATCAAact GATGCAGATGGCGTTAAGGCTTACCTAGAGAGTCTTGAATTGCAAGGAGAAGAATATGCTCCACGAGCTACGCTTCTTGGTGATGGTGATGACACCGTGAGGCTTTGA